A DNA window from Halococcus salsus contains the following coding sequences:
- the dgoD gene encoding galactonate dehydratase: MTEIVDYELYEVPPRWLFLKLETSDGLVGWGEPVVEGRSKTVAAAVEELLDSYLLGQDPSRIEDHWQAMYRGGFYRGGPILMSAIAGVDQALWDIKGKRFGAPVHELLGGRARDRIRVYQWIGGDRPADVGEAAAEQVEAGFSALKMNATPEMRRVDSPAAVEDAVERLRSVREAVGPEVDIGVDFHGRVTKPMAKRLVAALEPYDPFFIEEPVLPQHNDALGEIAGHTTTPIATGERMFSRWDFKQVFEDGTVDVIQPDLSHAGGITEVKKIAAMAEAYDVALAPHCPLGPLALASCIQVDACSPNALIQEQSLNIHYNETSDVLDYLADPSVFEYEDGFVDVLDEPGLGVDLDEDHIEAQSAEPVDWHNPIWRHDDGSVAEW, encoded by the coding sequence ATGACCGAGATCGTCGACTACGAACTTTACGAGGTGCCGCCGCGGTGGCTGTTCCTCAAACTGGAGACGAGCGACGGCCTCGTCGGCTGGGGCGAGCCGGTCGTCGAGGGCCGGTCGAAGACCGTCGCGGCCGCCGTCGAGGAGTTGCTCGACAGCTATCTGCTTGGACAGGACCCGAGCCGGATCGAGGACCACTGGCAGGCGATGTACCGTGGCGGCTTCTATCGGGGTGGGCCCATACTCATGAGCGCCATCGCGGGCGTCGACCAGGCGCTCTGGGACATCAAGGGCAAGCGGTTCGGCGCGCCGGTCCACGAACTCCTCGGCGGTCGGGCGCGGGACCGGATTCGCGTCTACCAGTGGATCGGCGGCGACCGGCCGGCGGATGTGGGCGAGGCCGCCGCCGAGCAGGTCGAGGCGGGGTTCTCGGCGCTCAAGATGAACGCCACCCCCGAAATGCGGCGCGTCGACTCGCCCGCGGCGGTCGAGGACGCCGTCGAGCGCCTCCGAAGCGTCCGCGAGGCCGTCGGCCCCGAGGTCGACATCGGGGTCGACTTCCACGGGCGCGTCACGAAACCGATGGCGAAACGGCTCGTCGCGGCGCTCGAACCCTACGACCCGTTCTTCATCGAGGAACCCGTCCTGCCCCAGCACAACGACGCGCTCGGCGAGATAGCGGGCCACACCACCACACCGATCGCGACGGGCGAGCGGATGTTCTCGCGGTGGGATTTCAAACAGGTCTTCGAGGACGGAACGGTGGACGTGATCCAACCCGACCTCTCGCACGCCGGCGGGATCACCGAGGTCAAGAAGATCGCCGCGATGGCCGAGGCCTACGACGTCGCGCTCGCGCCCCACTGCCCGCTCGGACCGCTCGCGCTCGCCTCGTGCATCCAGGTCGACGCCTGCTCGCCGAACGCGCTGATACAGGAGCAGAGCCTCAACATCCACTACAACGAGACCAGCGACGTGCTCGATTACCTCGCCGACCCGAGCGTCTTCGAGTACGAGGACGGCTTCGTCGACGTGCTCGACGAACCGGGCCTCGGGGTCGACCTCGACGAGGACCACATCGAAGCCCAGTCGGCGGAACCGGTGGACTGGCACAACCCGATCTGGCGACACGACGACGGCAGCGTCGCCGAGTGGTGA
- a CDS encoding FAD-binding and (Fe-S)-binding domain-containing protein: MAVEDEYYDPAGFETSVEALGHDHTDVAEYRALADDLREAVRGEVDFDEYAQVLYATDGSIYQARPAGVVCPHDIEDVRAAMRVAADHDTPVIPRGAGSSLAGQAVGPGCVVLDMTRYMDSILDTDPDEQTATVEPGVVQDHLDDHLAEWDLKFAPDPASSNRATIGGGIGNNSTGAHSVRYGITDAYTEELRVVLADGSLIHTREIVLDSPEWESVTSGDDREAELYREVRRLVEENADEIEAKYPTLKRSVSGYNLQKVIYENDTGEEVINLSKLFVGAEGTLGVIVEATLALVSKPETTALALYCFDDLVDAMEAVPEALDFDVSAVELMDDEVFRLASESTEFAEYAEPIPAGTAAALMLEFDSELCDEFEDAIAETNDFFVENGAAFDVLEAYLPDEQADIWKLRKAAIPLLMSLEGDPKPYPFIEDATVPPEELAVYVQEFEEVLDDHDTSAAYFAHAGSGTLHIRPILNLKEGEGIEAMHSISEDVTSLVLKHNGAFSGEHGDGLARTEFNPKMYGDQLWGAFQELKLAADPNRRMNPGKVVYWDDDPADMREHLRYGADYASLEPRTEMDFGEDGFSHVVELCNGCGTCRQTDSDTMCPTYRASKEEIQATRGRANMLRAAISGELSEEEMYSERFQEEVLDLCVGCKGCMSDCPTGVDMAKLKAEVKHDYHEREGTGLRERVFANIDSLSELGSALAPLSNWGPKLPGARAAMERTLGIAAERELPHFERESLEKWFDARGGSKVPIGEAEAKVLLFPDTYTNYSNTKPGKAAILTLEAAGVHVEIPDGVVSSGRPAYSKGLLDLARERAETNVEALDPYVADDWSVVFTEPSDAVMFQDEYLSLLPDDEATHRVASAAYGILEYIDVTRLDEAIEFDEPKEPVSYHGHCNQKAMNKDHHAVGVMRRAGYAVEPLDTGCCGMAGSFGYEAEHYQLSQAIGNILFRQVEQSDADGVVAPGTSCRTQLGDRPGESAPRHPIEKVALAIAR; this comes from the coding sequence ATGGCCGTCGAAGACGAATACTACGACCCAGCGGGTTTCGAGACCTCGGTCGAGGCGCTCGGCCACGACCACACCGACGTCGCGGAGTACCGCGCCCTCGCCGACGACCTCCGCGAGGCCGTCCGCGGCGAGGTCGACTTCGACGAGTACGCGCAGGTGCTCTACGCGACCGACGGCAGCATCTACCAGGCCCGGCCCGCGGGCGTGGTCTGCCCGCACGACATCGAGGACGTCCGGGCGGCGATGCGGGTCGCCGCCGACCACGACACCCCCGTGATCCCGCGCGGCGCAGGGTCGTCGCTCGCGGGCCAGGCCGTCGGGCCGGGCTGTGTCGTGCTCGACATGACCCGTTACATGGACTCGATCCTGGATACCGACCCCGACGAGCAGACCGCGACCGTCGAACCGGGGGTCGTCCAGGACCACCTCGACGACCACCTCGCGGAGTGGGACCTGAAGTTCGCACCCGACCCGGCCTCCTCGAACCGCGCGACGATCGGCGGCGGCATCGGCAACAACAGCACGGGCGCTCACTCGGTGCGCTACGGGATCACCGACGCCTACACCGAGGAGCTCCGGGTGGTGCTCGCCGACGGGTCGCTGATCCACACCCGCGAGATCGTGCTCGACAGTCCCGAGTGGGAGTCAGTGACGAGCGGGGACGACCGCGAGGCCGAACTCTATCGCGAAGTCAGACGACTGGTCGAGGAGAACGCCGACGAGATCGAAGCGAAGTACCCCACCCTCAAGCGCTCGGTCTCGGGGTACAACCTCCAGAAGGTGATTTACGAGAACGACACCGGCGAGGAGGTCATCAACCTCTCGAAGCTGTTCGTCGGGGCGGAGGGGACGCTGGGAGTCATCGTCGAGGCCACCCTGGCGCTCGTGAGCAAACCCGAGACCACCGCGCTCGCGCTCTACTGTTTCGACGACCTCGTGGACGCGATGGAGGCGGTGCCCGAAGCGCTCGACTTCGACGTCAGCGCGGTCGAGCTGATGGACGACGAGGTGTTCCGACTCGCCAGCGAGTCCACGGAGTTCGCGGAGTACGCCGAACCCATCCCCGCGGGGACCGCGGCCGCGCTGATGCTGGAGTTCGATTCGGAACTCTGTGACGAGTTCGAGGACGCCATCGCGGAGACCAACGACTTCTTCGTCGAGAACGGTGCGGCGTTCGACGTTCTGGAGGCCTACCTGCCGGACGAGCAGGCCGACATCTGGAAGCTCAGGAAGGCCGCCATTCCCCTCCTGATGAGCCTCGAAGGCGACCCGAAGCCCTACCCGTTCATCGAGGACGCGACGGTTCCTCCTGAAGAGCTCGCGGTCTACGTCCAGGAGTTCGAGGAGGTTCTCGACGACCACGACACGTCGGCGGCGTACTTCGCCCACGCAGGCTCGGGCACGCTTCACATCCGCCCCATCCTGAACCTCAAAGAAGGCGAGGGGATCGAGGCGATGCACTCGATATCGGAGGACGTCACCTCCCTCGTGCTGAAACACAACGGTGCGTTCTCGGGTGAGCACGGCGACGGCCTCGCGCGCACCGAGTTCAACCCGAAGATGTACGGCGACCAGTTGTGGGGCGCGTTCCAGGAGCTCAAACTCGCCGCCGACCCCAACCGGCGGATGAACCCCGGCAAAGTGGTTTACTGGGACGACGACCCGGCGGACATGCGCGAGCACCTCCGGTACGGGGCCGACTACGCCTCGCTCGAACCCCGGACCGAGATGGACTTCGGCGAGGACGGCTTCTCACACGTGGTCGAGCTCTGCAACGGCTGCGGGACCTGCCGGCAGACCGACTCGGACACGATGTGCCCGACCTACCGCGCCTCGAAGGAGGAGATCCAGGCCACCCGTGGCCGGGCGAACATGCTCCGGGCGGCCATCTCGGGCGAGCTCTCGGAGGAGGAGATGTACTCCGAACGCTTCCAAGAGGAGGTGCTCGACCTGTGTGTGGGTTGTAAGGGCTGTATGAGCGACTGCCCGACCGGCGTGGACATGGCGAAGCTGAAGGCCGAGGTCAAACACGACTACCACGAGCGGGAGGGAACCGGCCTGCGCGAGCGCGTGTTCGCCAACATCGACTCGCTCTCCGAACTCGGCAGCGCGCTCGCGCCGCTCTCGAACTGGGGGCCGAAACTCCCCGGCGCGCGTGCCGCGATGGAGCGAACCCTCGGGATCGCCGCCGAGCGCGAACTCCCCCACTTCGAACGGGAGAGTCTGGAGAAGTGGTTCGATGCCCGGGGTGGATCGAAGGTCCCGATCGGCGAGGCGGAGGCGAAGGTCCTGCTCTTCCCGGACACCTACACCAACTACAGCAACACCAAACCGGGCAAGGCCGCAATCTTGACCCTCGAAGCCGCCGGGGTCCACGTCGAGATCCCCGATGGAGTGGTTTCGAGCGGCCGACCGGCCTACTCGAAGGGTCTGCTCGACCTCGCGCGCGAACGGGCCGAGACCAACGTTGAAGCCCTCGACCCCTACGTGGCCGACGACTGGTCGGTGGTGTTCACCGAACCCTCGGACGCCGTGATGTTCCAAGACGAGTACCTGAGTTTGCTCCCTGACGACGAGGCCACCCACCGGGTCGCGAGCGCGGCCTACGGAATCCTCGAGTACATCGACGTGACGCGTCTCGACGAGGCGATCGAGTTCGACGAGCCGAAGGAGCCGGTCTCCTATCACGGCCACTGCAACCAGAAGGCGATGAACAAGGACCACCACGCGGTCGGGGTGATGCGGCGGGCGGGCTACGCGGTCGAGCCGCTCGATACGGGCTGCTGTGGGATGGCGGGCTCGTTCGGCTACGAGGCCGAACACTACCAGCTCTCCCAGGCCATCGGCAACATCCTCTTTCGGCAAGTCGAGCAAAGCGACGCCGACGGTGTCGTCGCGCCGGGCACCTCGTGTCGGACCCAACTCGGCGACCGGCCGGGCGAGTCGGCTCCCCGACATCCGATCGAGAAGGTCGCGCTCGCGATCGCGCGCTGA